A single Anopheles funestus chromosome 2RL, idAnoFuneDA-416_04, whole genome shotgun sequence DNA region contains:
- the LOC125761265 gene encoding exocyst complex component 5, whose product MLSQYVEELEQDPFEVEEFIERLCWRTNNEIGSDQFDPDLLYETFVETIKDMKILQERQQRKCDKLEEALKEEQAIFVKAIDKFVAKHQVSVDYFHQLDEKINSVAGKVIHLGEQLQNVNMPRSRAVEAQLLLNHMTEFLTPGPIVNDIYSDKSKLYEAADIIQKLFQISQDLPAQRFANAKKKIESKYDDVEMQLIEEFATAQKMENIERMKELSDILSQFKGYTQVIDVYIEQSQATTYGGRDVFEGIVPLCHKHYKIIQQVFNAPDKVISKFILNIYQLKINQFVQTKLDDRKDESKYLKTLSELYSRTMKLSAELQEFFKGSEDDLLQKLTANIFDRHLATYIEVESRTLDGKCQVELKKFYENKNHQKKQIERFKELRRDMQALIGSRANINIAQIEDYGGETFLSEELAINLLQQSSHAFERCCLLSKENDLPRNILKLTDTLLRYLLHEHCDYALDLGLQAIPIAECKSVPQIYFFDVAQKCNAIVHLLEKTYNASVIPNVIGTPQYTDCIQKKRSYLETVENKIETGLERTLNAIFGWVKTYLASEQKKADFKPDTDVDTVASNACLAVVQYLNPLIGLIQKTIDGENLAAVLTEFGIRYHRVVFEHLQQFQYNTAGAMCAICDVNEYRKSARVLQSPLVTQLFDVLHALCNLLLVKHENLQEVCGGETLNYLDKSVVMNFIQLRSDYKTIKISNSLKGISDQRMV is encoded by the exons ATGCTATCGCAATATGTGGAAGAGTTAGAACAG GACCCATTCGAGGTGGAAGAATTCATCGAAAGACTGTGCTGGCGGACAAACAACGAAATCGGCTCGGACCAGTTCGACCCAGATCTGCTGTACGAAACTTTCGTCGAAACAATAAAGGACATGAAGATTCTACAAGAACGTCAGCAACGGAAATGCGACAAGCTCGAGGAAGCACTGAAGGAAGAGCAGGCAATCTTCGTGAAGGCGATCGATAAGTTCGTTGCCAAACATCAGGTGTCGGTCGACTACTTCCATCAGCTGGATGAAAAGATTAACTCGGTTGCGGGGAAAGTAATTCACCTTGGCGAACAGCTACAGAATGTAAATATGCCTCGCAGCCGTGCAGTCGAGGCACAACTGTTGCTTAACCACATGACGGAGTTTCTTACGCCCGGTCCGATCGTGAACGATATATACAGCGACAAAAGCAAGCTGTACGAGGCGGCTGATATCATTCAGAAGCTGTTCCAGATATCGCAAGACCTTCCGGCGCAACGGTTTGcgaatgcaaagaaaaaaatcgaatccaAGTATGATGATGTGGAGATGCAGCTGATCGAGGAATTTGCCACGGCGCAGAAGATGGAAAATATCGAGCGCATGAAAGAGCTGTCCGATATACTGTCCCAGTTCAAGGGCTACACGCAGGTGATCGATGTATACATCGAGCAGAGTCAGGCGACGACGTACGGTGGACGGGATGTGTTCGAAGGTATAGTGCCGTTGTGCCACAAGCACTACAAAATCATACAGCAAGTATTTAATGCTCCGGACAAAGTGATCAGCAAGTTCATCCTGAACATATATCAGCTAAAAATTAACCAGTTCGTCCAGACAAAGTTGGACGATCGCAAGGACGAGAGCAAATATCTGAAAACGCTGTCCGAGCTGTACTCGCGCACGATGAAGCTGAGCGCAGAGTTGCAAGAATTCTTTAAAGGATCCGAAGATGATCTACTGCAGAAGTTGACGGCTAACATTTTCGACCGTCATCTGGCCACTTACATCGAGGTGGAAAGCCGCACGCTGGACGGAAAGTGTCAGGTGGAGTTGAAAAAGTtctacgaaaacaaaaaccaccagaAGAAACAGATTGAACGCTTCAAGGAGCTAAGGCGAGACATGCAGGCACTGATCGGCAGCAGGGCTAATATAAATATTGCACAGATCGAAGACTATGGTGGCGAAACGTTCCTGTCGGAGGAACTTGCAATCAATCTGCTGCAGCAGTCTTCGCACGCCTTTGAACGGTGTTGCTTGCTGTcgaaggaaaatgatttgCCGCGCAACATCCTCAAACTTACGGACACATTGTTGCGCTATCTGCTGCACGAGCATTGCGATTATGCGCTTGATCTTGGCTTGCAGGCGATCCCAATCGCAGAGTGCAAAAGCGTACCGCAGATATACTTTTTCGACGTTGCACAAAAATGTAATGCAATCGTTCATCTGCTGGAAAAGACCTATAATGCAAGCGTCATTCCGAACGTCATCGGTACACCGCAGTACACAGATTGCATACAAAAGAAGCGCTCCTATCTGGAGACGGTGgagaataaaattgaaacgGGTCTGGAGCGTACCCTAAATGCCATCTTCGGTTGGGTGAAAACATACCTGGCAAGCGAACAGAAAAAGGCCGACTTTAAACCGGACACGGATGTCGACACGGTAGCATCGAACGCGTGCCTGGCGGTGGTACAATACCTTAACCCACTGATCGGACTTATCCAGAAGACCATAGATGGAGAAAATTTGGCCGCCGTACTGACGGAGTTTGGCATTCGCTACCATCGGGTAGTGTTTGAACATTTGCAACAGTTCCAGTACAATACGGCTGGTGCCATGTGCGCCATTTGCGATGTGAACGAATATCGGAAGAGTGCCCGTGTACTGCAGAGTCCGCTGGTAACGCAACTGTTCGATGTGCTGCATGCGCTGTGCAATTTGCTGCTGGTTAA
- the LOC125761318 gene encoding ras-related protein Rab-1A, whose protein sequence is MSPEYDYLFKLLLIGDSGVGKSCLLLRFADDTYTESYISTIGVDFKIRTIDLDGKTIKLQIWDTAGQERFRTITSSYYRGAHGIIVVYDCTDHDSFENVKQWLEEIERYACDNVNKLLVGNKCDLQTKKRVDTTTAMELANQLGIPFLETSAKNATNVEQAFMTMAAEIKNRVGPPSSAADPPSAVKIDKGRNVEAKSGCC, encoded by the exons ATGAGTCCCGAATA TGATTACTTGTTTAAGCTGCTGCTGATCGGTGATTCCGGTGTTGGAAAGTCATGCCTGCTGCTAAGATTTGCC GACGATACATACACGGAAAGTTACATCAGCACAATTGGTGTAGATTTT AAAATTCGAACCATAGATCTGGatggaaaaacaatcaaattgcAAATT TGGGATACTGCCGGTCAGGAACGCTTCCGGACGATAACGTCGTCCTACTATCGCGGTGCACATGGTATCATCGTGGTGTACGATTGTACCGATCACGATTCGTTCGAGAACGTAAAGCAATGGTTGGAGGAAATCGAGCGCTATGCTTGCGACAACGTAAACAAACTGCTAGTGGGCAACAAGTGTGATCTGCAGACGAAGAAACGTGTCGATACTACAACGGCAATG GAATTGGCAAATCAATTGGGCATTCCGTTCCTTGAGACTTCAGCAAAAAATGCCACCAACGTAGAGCAGGCATTCATGACCATGGCGGCCGAAATCAAGAATCGCGTAGGACCCCCGTCCAGTGCCGCAGATCCGCCAAGTGCTGTAAAGATCGACAAGGGACGCAACGTGGAGGCAAAGTCGGGCTGTTGCTGA